A DNA window from Aminiphilus circumscriptus DSM 16581 contains the following coding sequences:
- a CDS encoding polysaccharide biosynthesis C-terminal domain-containing protein: SGEVIGLLMPTEYAKSALPLSILCLGVVLQSTQQISALGISLERKTFLLARMAWVAAFVNLAANWLLIPRFGAVGAAWGTCISYLVLTSGYLYFTQKLHPLPIPWRKLGWLLLLGGVVFCTAFFSNNTKWDGKIVALKLMFSIVCLFLGYPVLQIRGKKLGNL, translated from the coding sequence TCGGGAGAGGTGATCGGTTTGCTCATGCCCACAGAGTACGCCAAAAGCGCGTTGCCTTTAAGCATTCTTTGTTTAGGAGTGGTACTTCAATCTACGCAGCAAATCTCAGCACTCGGTATTTCTTTGGAGAGAAAAACATTTCTGCTTGCTCGTATGGCATGGGTGGCCGCTTTTGTGAACCTTGCTGCCAATTGGCTGCTCATTCCTCGTTTTGGCGCTGTTGGAGCAGCCTGGGGTACCTGCATTTCGTATCTTGTACTCACATCAGGCTATCTATATTTTACTCAAAAGCTTCATCCTTTGCCGATTCCCTGGCGAAAGCTGGGATGGCTTCTCTTGCTTGGAGGTGTGGTGTTCTGCACGGCGTTTTTCTCTAACAACACGAAGTGGGACGGGAAAATCGTTGCACTAAAGCTGATGTTTTCCATCGTTTGCCTGTTTTTAGGGTACCCCGTTCTTCAAATTCGGGGTAAAAAGCTTGGGAATCTCTGA